TGCGTCGGGCAATGCAAAATAAAGCAGCCAGTAGCTGAGCATGAAAACCGCAGCCAGCAGCGGCAGATTTGCGTAATCCAGGTAAAGCAGGAAAATTCCGGAAATCGCAGGGCCCACGACTCCGCCCAGCGCGTGCAGACCTTCCATCAGCCCCATGCCTGTTCCCCTCTCTTCAGGGTCTGTATGGCCGGCGATAAAAAGGTTTCCTGCGATCCTCAGGGCTGAATAGGCCGGAAAACCGTAGACTATGATCACAATCCAGGGATTCATGCAGAGCGCTAAAGTCAGATAACAGCACAGATATGCGATTACACTGAAATTCATGACTGGATAACTTCCCCGCCTGTCACCCCAGATCCCATAAATAGGGTAGCTGATGGAACCGAACACCGAAGCCAGCAGCATGGACAGGCCCACCCCCCATTCGGCTCCGTGAATCACATGCTTGAAATAAACACCGAAATAGGAGAAAAACAGGGAGTTCCCGGCAGCAACCCAGAGCAGCAGCAGCGCGAATCTGCGCAGTTCGGGCCTGCATTCAAACAGGCGGAACTGCTCTGAGAGCGGCAGTGTCATCCGCTTTCTCACTCCCAGGCGCTCAGGGAGAAAAACCAGAGGTGAGCAAAGCAGCAGGATTGAAACAATCACAATCGCCATTTTGATCAGCAGGCTGATCATGGAAATGTCCGTTTTCAGGAAAACGATGATCCCGGAAAAGGATGCAGCCATCCATCCGATTGACCTGTATGCCAGCAGTTCACCGATCCTCTTCCCCACTTCATGAGGATAGAGGATTGAAACGCTGGCCTGGACTGCAGGAAAAAACGCGTAACCAAGCAGCGTCTGGACGCAGTATCCAGCCACGAAAAAAACGGGATGTGTCCAGTTCAGGAAGCAGGCGAGCATCAGCAGGTCAATGGTCAGGCTGAAAACAAGATAAAACCGTACTCTGGAATAACAGTCGAAAATCGAACCCCAGATGTTCTGGGCGAAAAAGCCGGCCAGAGAGGACAGCACAAAAAACCAGGAAAGCAGAGTACTGCTTGCTCCTCGCCAGTCCAGATACATTGGGCCATAGCACATCATCACTGCTTCGATGAACCCAAGGGCGAAAAAATTCAGCTTGAAATAGTAAAGTGTGATGTCGCTTTTTTTTAGCATGATTCTTTGTAAATAGGGACAGACACACGGGTCTGCCCCTACATTTGTCATTCAACATTCAACATTCAAAATTCAAAATTCAAAATTCAGCATCTACGAAGAACTATTTCCCCGGCTGTTCAAAAGTACCGAGATGCAAGACATGTGAGCCTCTAACAAATGCATTTGAAGAGGCTCATCACAACGCAGCAGATCGGTGCTTTTCAACAGCCTACCTGGCGTTTTGCACGCCTACCGTCACTTTGGAGAACCTCGCAGGTGCGCAGCCGTGGCTCATCTCAGCTCGCTGGCCCGGCTGGCCCTTGCCGCAGTTGAACACTCCCCAGAGCGTCCAGTGGCTCTCGTCGCAGATGGCGTTGAGATTTCCCCAGAAAACAGGCGTGATGCTCTGATAGGTCGGGTCCTTGACGATTCCTGTGATTTTACCCTTCTTGATCTCCCAGCCCATTTCCATCCCGAACTGGAAATTGGAACGGTACTGATCGATGCTCCAGCACTTGACTCCATCCACCAGAATTCCGTCCCTGGTGTCTGCGATCAGCTGATCAAGCTTGGCATCACCTGGCATCAGAGAGAGGTTCGGCATGCGCACGATCGGGATATTTTCCCAGCCGTCTGCGCGGTTGCAGCCCCGTGAGCGCTTTTCACCGATCTCATGGGCGAATTCACGGTTTGTCAGGTAAGTCTGGAAAATCCCGTCTTTGATCACATGGTACCGCTCAGGCCGCACACCATCGTCGTCATATCCGAATGTTCCGAGACCGGTCGGGCAGGTGGAATCAGCCACTATGTTCATCAGCTTGGATCCGTATCTGAAATTGCCCTTCTTTTCCAGGGTCACGAAGCTTCTGCCGGCATAGTTCGCTTCAAGACCCAGCACCCGGTCGAGTTCAGTGGCGTGGCCGATGGATTCATGGATCTGCAGGGCCAGCTGAGAACCCATGATGATCAGCTCTTTCTCGCCGGCCGGACAGGGTTTGGCCGACAGGAGGGAAATCGCTTCTTCCCGGGTTTTTTCAGCATTTTCAAGCAGGTGGAAAGCAGGAATCACTTCATAACCGGCCTGGACAAACTGGCCGTTTGTGCAGGGAAAAGAGCGGCGCTGGGATTCTCCCCCGTCGACCGCTGTTGCTTCATAACCGGCACCGCTTCTGGTAATCTGCTGATTGATGAAACTACCATCCAGGTTGGCGAACCATTGGTGTTCCCGTTCGAAGTTCA
The DNA window shown above is from Candidatus Wallbacteria bacterium and carries:
- a CDS encoding MFS transporter, translating into MLKKSDITLYYFKLNFFALGFIEAVMMCYGPMYLDWRGASSTLLSWFFVLSSLAGFFAQNIWGSIFDCYSRVRFYLVFSLTIDLLMLACFLNWTHPVFFVAGYCVQTLLGYAFFPAVQASVSILYPHEVGKRIGELLAYRSIGWMAASFSGIIVFLKTDISMISLLIKMAIVIVSILLLCSPLVFLPERLGVRKRMTLPLSEQFRLFECRPELRRFALLLLWVAAGNSLFFSYFGVYFKHVIHGAEWGVGLSMLLASVFGSISYPIYGIWGDRRGSYPVMNFSVIAYLCCYLTLALCMNPWIVIIVYGFPAYSALRIAGNLFIAGHTDPEERGTGMGLMEGLHALGGVVGPAISGIFLLYLDYANLPLLAAVFMLSYWLLYFALPDAQTKNPK
- a CDS encoding TldD/PmbA family protein, with product MKQYTDQAMQICKKRGADYADIRIVEITREELGVRNGELSAIENYKSFGYGIRVIMKGAWGYAAAAGLDPAGIKAAAEKAVEIALASSRKINKKVRLAPEPVYIDRWQSPYVVDPFNVSPEEKLNLLFEIDKILRKNKKIKNALSLMNFEREHQWFANLDGSFINQQITRSGAGYEATAVDGGESQRRSFPCTNGQFVQAGYEVIPAFHLLENAEKTREEAISLLSAKPCPAGEKELIIMGSQLALQIHESIGHATELDRVLGLEANYAGRSFVTLEKKGNFRYGSKLMNIVADSTCPTGLGTFGYDDDGVRPERYHVIKDGIFQTYLTNREFAHEIGEKRSRGCNRADGWENIPIVRMPNLSLMPGDAKLDQLIADTRDGILVDGVKCWSIDQYRSNFQFGMEMGWEIKKGKITGIVKDPTYQSITPVFWGNLNAICDESHWTLWGVFNCGKGQPGQRAEMSHGCAPARFSKVTVGVQNAR